The following coding sequences lie in one Notolabrus celidotus isolate fNotCel1 chromosome 20, fNotCel1.pri, whole genome shotgun sequence genomic window:
- the zgc:171844 gene encoding bMERB domain-containing protein 1, whose amino-acid sequence MEEERKPSQQYGSLEDTQVEGEMERSEEDVVSMADSTITVEDIEGELNKIERIRDILVRRESELRYMMDDIQLCKEITRLKTELQKLVSAPDKKKSKEDREREDELLQQINKLVETRDFLVDDVEFERLR is encoded by the exons atggaagaagagaggaaacccTCGCAGCAGTACGGCTCTCTGGAGGACACGCAggtggagggagagatggagagatcaG AAGAGGATGTCGTGTCCATGGCCGACTCCACGATTACCGTCGAGGACATCGAAGGAGAGCTGAACAAAATCGAGCGGATACGAGACATCCTGGTCCGGAGAGAGTCCGAGCTCAGATACAT GATGGATGACATTCAGCTCTGCAAGGAAATCACCAGACTGAAGACGGAGCTGCAGAAGCTGGTCTCAGCTCCAG ACAAGAAGAAGTccaaagaggacagagagagggaggacgagctgctgcagcagatcAACAAGCTGGTGGAGACCCGGGACTTCCTGGTGGATGACGTGGAGTTTGAGAGGCTGAGGTGA
- the mfsd6l gene encoding major facilitator superfamily domain-containing protein 6-like: MKINKQIDVKRALALSGALNFLCSCARACLLPFLTLFFRQLGLTPAMTGVIMGTKHFITLVWSPVGSLLAKHYNKRRVVLTCSLVCSAAVPLVLLLIPPAGVHKLTDACNTSEFTNPTPSLMSGTKPSTPSTTAQLKTTTAVLPRSNVTLSGDKSTPALIKTSLSQHTAENPHPQKLQVNASSAGNGSHEEPKVSSSGRNQTSSSITNQTSSSVTNQTSSSLTNQTSSSGAAPARQKRKSGNDRREVKTKEEESNGGHFEFLGSLKVMDPEHQLFFLVLITVSVWESAWAPLEWTADDGLYEYLDFADSSDRYRSMGVWGLLGAVFGVGGAGFLVSQLRCVVASHAVRSAVHFYSYAAVVALAVPVAIFLPLHLNKKRDKANGLLKAAQLVRGSPRALLCAATTLLVGAACSAVDNFLLWQMQDHGSNKLHMGLSLALALLSQAAFPLLAARVSKHLTPGRVLTVGAATLGLQCFYYSFLWGPWAALPAQVFSSFSTGAVWWAVEVQCEDVATPGAERSVRRVFSSLSFNLGSGLGSFAGGLVVQRFGVTWVFRGAAVCLMMWCVCLPLLQWKAPRQRRINYSRLLAADGSEGSDSESEQERDWLDKAMEDDRSNNNNNNNNNNNYGRRTN, encoded by the coding sequence ATGAAGATAAACAAGCAGATCGACGTGAAGCGGGCCCTCGCTCTCTCCGGCGCCCTGAACTTCCTGTGCTCCTGCGCCCGGGCCTGCCTGCTCCCCTTCCTCACGCTCTTCTTCAGACAGCTGGGTCTGACTCCGGCCATGACCGGCGTCATCATGGGAACCAAACACTTCATAACACTGGTGTGGAGCCCCGTGGGGAGTCTGCTGGCCAAACACTACAACAAGAGGCGGGTGGTGCTGACGTGCTCGCTCGTGTGCTCTGCCGCCGTCCCGCTCGTGCTGCTGCTCATCCCTCCGGCAGGCGTGCACAAACTCACGGACGCCTGCAACACGTCGGAATTTACAAATCCAACGCCGAGTCTCATGAGCGGCACCAAACCGTCCACGCCATCGACTACAGCTCAGCTTAAAACCACCACAGCAGTCCTCCCCCGGTCTAATGTGACCCTCTCTGGGGATAAATCCACTCCTGCCCTGATCAAGACTTCACTCAGTCAGCACACTGCTGAAAATCCCCACCCTCAGAAGCTACAAGTGAACGCATCATCAGCGGGGAATGGCAGTCATGAAGAACCAAAGGTCAGCAGCTCCGGCAGAAACCAGACCAGCAGCTCTATCACAAACCAGACCAGCAGCTCCGTCACAAACCAGACCAGCAGCTCCCTCACAAACCAGACCAGCAGCTCCGGCGCTGCTCCAGCGAGGCAGAAGAGGAAGTCAGGGAACGACCGACGGGAAGTAAAGACGAAAGAGGAGGAGTCTAATGGCGGCCATTTTGAATTCCTGGGCAGCTTGAAGGTCATGGACCCTGAACACCAGCTCTTCTTCCTGGTTCTGATCACCGTGTCCGTGTGGGAGTCCGCGTGGGCGCCTCTGGAATGGACGGCAGACGACGGCCTGTACGAGTATCTGGACTTTGCGGATTCCTCAGACCGCTACCGCAGCATGGGGGTGTGGGGTTTACTGGGAGCAGTGTTTGGCGTCGGAGGGGCGGGCTTCTTGGTCAGCCAGTTACGATGCGTCGTAGCGAGTCACGCCGTGAGGAGCGCGGTGCATTTCTACAGCTATGCCGCCGTGGTCGCTCTGGCTGTCCCCGTGGCgatcttcctccctctccacctGAATAAGAAGCGCGACAAAGCGAACGGTCTCCTCAAGGCCGCACAGCTGGTGCGAGGGTCCCCCCGTGCTCTTCTCTGCGCCGCCACCACCCTGCTGGTCGGCGCGGCGTGCTCGGCGGTGGATAACTTCCTCTTGTGGCAGATGCAGGATCACGGGAGCAACAAGCTCCACATGGGGCTGTCCCTCGCGCTCGCTCTGCTCTCACAGGCCGCCTTCCCCCTGCTGGCGGCCCGGGTCTCCAAACACCTGACCCCGGGGCGGGTCCTCACCGTGGGGGCGGCGACCCTCGGGCTGCAGTGCTTCTACTACTCCTTCCTCTGGGGACCCTGGGCCGCGCTCCCCGCTCAGGtcttcagctccttcagcaCCGGCGCCGTGTGGTGGGCCGTGGAGGTGCAGTGCGAGGACGTCGCCACGCCGGGCGCAGAGAGGAGCGTGAGGAGGGTCTTCAGCTCGCTCTCCTTTAACCTGGGCAGCGGGTTGGGGAGCTTCGCCGGGGGCTTGGTGGTGCAGCGGTTCGGGGTGACGTGGGTCTTCAGAGGGGCGGCGGTGTGTCTGATGATGTGGTGcgtctgtcttcctctcctccagtgGAAAGCTCCTCGCCAGCGCCGGATCAACTACTCACGGCTGTTAGCCGCCGATGGGAGCGAAGGAAGCGACTCGGAgtctgagcaggagagagactgGCTGGATAAAGCCATGGAGGACGACagaagcaacaacaacaacaacaacaacaacaacaacaactacggACGGAGGACGAACtga
- the LOC117832378 gene encoding phosphoinositide 3-kinase regulatory subunit 5-like isoform X2: MKKRTQEMEQSVCTEDRIEHILGRCLSDLGVKTPDKQLWNAGLCINNWCLEELVKRDPRNFLILLQKVLQKTKEVLEQCQYDLVVPLTLLFSSSLLKAPYVSPDRGILQEAYLLFHSFLAWPEPCCSASKRLLIIIQEELRAPGISFQRLIRAEQGVSPEVHCSKTITLLLVSPDEDVPQEVQSVSEQLSRTQNSSRDVAILLILQGFQAVLGPQKLDLPALHDALQTKQPEELQRLVEAVTDCMERAASTGDLGSARQDLLHSMERLRESLCGPAKNCRGTGSAETFTLPFPKCHTCSWENDNFDILNQVLSIESDLDSPPDCFLKTDEEEEDIVSISVDEEDDLDATRIEQEFLNNRMSSASSSSRDSGNFLSSSWSVATLSSSGVESDFSEDTTHEDTEEGRDSQPRLRKKPKKKSRSLLGVERFSSLFRTPRSPSVCRRAQSMGYRDDFTKDVQRNGSHLKHSRSLSRKVHPLQTPPAPSADLSPQKHVCVRRRPILSCDSGDVAAAPTLVKVVVFGGDREAGRLARAYSDLQQRESKCPRLTKTCKLQFYFVPTRRRTAGRAGGHTASEGGTECNGRVSEDSTTDIAQLLGRIDPWYERNVLNLLSLSSDVLCQTACKEADESVNGGPTERLPLLADLVLYYCRHAEQSVLVQLYQAELTLVGGEKRREVFIHSLELGHTAGTRAVKAMGAASKRFGIDEEREAVPLTLKVSYNKVAVSGRSQWTHTEMVCTSINLHKACRRPEQLDSRSESLQLTMTEVLKRQCSKSKKGFNQHISVCEVKVDKAQVSCVEDGMTFSVCLDQDQKKFLQSVTRCDVSLCCKPGRSSDWRSYKPSPGQVQPLHPSYCSLLCLPITSFSSSNSDTL; this comes from the exons ATGAAG AAGAGGACGCAGGAGATGGAGCAGAGCGTGTGCACGGAGGATCGTATCGAGCACATCCTGGGGCGCTGCCTCTCTGACCTGGGCGTGAAGACTCCTGACAAACAGCTCTGGAACG CTGGGTTGTGTATAAACAACTGGTGTTTGGAGGAACTCGTGAAGCGAGATCCCCGCAACTTCCTCATCCTTCTACAGAAAgttctgcagaaaacaaaagag GTGCTGGAGCAGTGTCAGTATGACCTGGTGGTGCCTCTCACTCTGCTGTTCTCCTCCAGCCTCCTGAAA GCTCCATACGTGTCTCCAGACCGGGGGATCCTGCAGGAGGCCTACCTGTTGTTCCACAGCTTCCTGGCGTGGCCTGAGCCCTGCTGCTCCGCCAGTAAACGCCTGCTGATCATCATCCAGGAGGAGCTCAGAGCACCAG GTATTTCATTTCAGAGGCTGATCAGAGCCGAGCAGGGGGTTTCTCCAGAGGTCCACTGCTCTAAGACCAT AACCCTCCTCTTGGTGAGCCCGGATGAGGACGTCCCTCAGGAGGTCCAGTCCGTCTCGGAGCAGCTGAGCAGGACCcaaaactccagcagagacgttgccatcctcctcatcctgcaAGGCTTCCAGGCTGTTCTAGGCCCCCAAAAACTAGACCTGCCTGCTCTCCACGATGCCTTGCAG ACGAAGCAGCCGGAGGAGCTGCAGCGGCTCGTGGAGGCGGTGACCGACTGCATGGAGAGAGCGGCGTCCACAGGAGACCTCGGCTCAGCGAGACAGGATCTGCTGCACAGCATggagaggctgagagagagtCTCTGTGGTCCTGCGAAGAACTGCAGAGGTACAG GGTCGGCTGAGACGTTCACGCTGCCCTTCCCAAAGTGTCACACCTGCAGCTGGGAGAACGACAACTTTG ACATCCTGAATCAAGTCCTCTCCATCGAGTCCGACCTGGATTCACCTCCAGACTGCTTCCTGAAGacggacgaggaggaggaggatatcgTCAGCATCAGTGTGGACGAGGAAGACGACCTGGACGCGACCAGAATCGAGCAGGAGTTTCTCAACAACCGCATGTCCTCTGCGTCCTCTTCCTCCAGAGACTCGGGTAACTTCCTGTCCTCCAGCTGGTCCGTGGCCACGCTGTCCTCGTCAGGCGTGGAGAGCGACTTCAGCGAGGACACGACGCACGAGGACACCGAGGAGGGACGGGACAGCCAGCCGAGGCTGAGGAAGAAACCGAAGAAGAAGTCCAGGTCTCTGCTGGGGGTCGAGCGCTTCTCCTCGCTCTTCAGGACTCCCCGCAGCCCGAGCGTGTGCCGCCGCGCTCAGAGTATGGGTTACCGTGACGATTTCACCAAAGACGTTCAAAGAAACGGGTCGCACCTCAAACACTCCAGGTCCCTGTCTAGAAAAGTCCATCCTCTGCAGACGCCGCCCGCTCCCTCCGCCGACCTCTCCCCTCAGAAGCACGTGTGCGTGCGCAGGAGGCCGATCCTGAGCTGCGACTCGGGCGACGTGGCCGCGGCGCCCACGCTGGTCAAAGTGGTCGTGTtcggaggagacagagaggcggGGAGGCTGGCGAGGGCGTACAGCgacctgcagcagagagagagcaaatgTCCCAGACTCACCAAGACCTGCAAACTGCAGTTCTACTTTGTTCCCACCAGGAGGAGGACGGCCGGGCGAGCAGGAGGACACACGGCGAGTGAGGGAGGGACG gaGTGTAACGGCAGAGTCTCTGAGGACAGTACGACCGACATCGCTCAGCTGCTGGGACGGATCGACCCCTGGTACGAGAGGAACGTCCTCAACCTGCTCAGTCTGTCCTCTGACGTCCTCTGTCAG acagCCTGTAAGGAAGCCGATGAGTCAGTGAATGGCGGCCCCACAGAGcggctccccctgctggccgaCCTGGTACTTTATTACTGCAGACATGCAGAGCAGTCTGTTCTGGTGCAGCTCTACCAGGCTGAG CTGACTCTGgtgggaggagagaagaggagggaggtgtTCATTCACTCTCTGGAGCTCGGACACACCGCAGGGACCCGAGCTGTGAAGGCCATGG GCGCTGCCAGTAAGAGGTTTGGGATTGATGAAGAGCGGGAGGCCGTGCCTTTAACGCTGAAGGTTTCCTACAACAAG GTGGCGGTCAGTGGGCGGAGTCAGTGGACTCACACAGAGATGGTCTGCACGTCGATAAACCTTCACAAAGCCTGCAGGAGACCGGAGCAGCTGG ATTCAAGATCAGAGAGTCTGCAGCTGACGATGACAGAGGTCCTGAAGAGGCAGTGCTCCAAGTCTAAGAAGGGCTTCAACCAG cacatCTCCGTCTGTGAGGTGAAGGTGGACAAGGCGCAGGTGAGCTGTGTCGAAGACGGGATGACCTTCTCCGTGTGTCTGGACCAGGACCAGAAGAAGTTCCTCCAGAGTGTCACCAG gtGTGACgtctctctgtgctgcaaacCAGGAAGAAGTTCAGACTGGAGGTCCTACAAACCCTCACCGGGGCAAGTCCAGCCTCTGCACCCGTCCTACTGCTCCCTGCTCTGCCTCCCCAtcacctccttctcctcctcaaactctgacacactttaa
- the LOC117832378 gene encoding phosphoinositide 3-kinase regulatory subunit 5-like isoform X3 yields MEQSVCTEDRIEHILGRCLSDLGVKTPDKQLWNAGLCINNWCLEELVKRDPRNFLILLQKVLQKTKEVLEQCQYDLVVPLTLLFSSSLLKAPYVSPDRGILQEAYLLFHSFLAWPEPCCSASKRLLIIIQEELRAPGISFQRLIRAEQGVSPEVHCSKTITLLLVSPDEDVPQEVQSVSEQLSRTQNSSRDVAILLILQGFQAVLGPQKLDLPALHDALQTKQPEELQRLVEAVTDCMERAASTGDLGSARQDLLHSMERLRESLCGPAKNCRGTGSAETFTLPFPKCHTCSWENDNFDILNQVLSIESDLDSPPDCFLKTDEEEEDIVSISVDEEDDLDATRIEQEFLNNRMSSASSSSRDSGNFLSSSWSVATLSSSGVESDFSEDTTHEDTEEGRDSQPRLRKKPKKKSRSLLGVERFSSLFRTPRSPSVCRRAQSMGYRDDFTKDVQRNGSHLKHSRSLSRKVHPLQTPPAPSADLSPQKHVCVRRRPILSCDSGDVAAAPTLVKVVVFGGDREAGRLARAYSDLQQRESKCPRLTKTCKLQFYFVPTRRRTAGRAGGHTASEGGTECNGRVSEDSTTDIAQLLGRIDPWYERNVLNLLSLSSDVLCQTACKEADESVNGGPTERLPLLADLVLYYCRHAEQSVLVQLYQAELTLVGGEKRREVFIHSLELGHTAGTRAVKAMGAASKRFGIDEEREAVPLTLKVSYNKVAVSGRSQWTHTEMVCTSINLHKACRRPEQLDSRSESLQLTMTEVLKRQCSKSKKGFNQHISVCEVKVDKAQVSCVEDGMTFSVCLDQDQKKFLQSVTRCDVSLCCKPGRSSDWRSYKPSPGQVQPLHPSYCSLLCLPITSFSSSNSDTL; encoded by the exons ATGGAGCAGAGCGTGTGCACGGAGGATCGTATCGAGCACATCCTGGGGCGCTGCCTCTCTGACCTGGGCGTGAAGACTCCTGACAAACAGCTCTGGAACG CTGGGTTGTGTATAAACAACTGGTGTTTGGAGGAACTCGTGAAGCGAGATCCCCGCAACTTCCTCATCCTTCTACAGAAAgttctgcagaaaacaaaagag GTGCTGGAGCAGTGTCAGTATGACCTGGTGGTGCCTCTCACTCTGCTGTTCTCCTCCAGCCTCCTGAAA GCTCCATACGTGTCTCCAGACCGGGGGATCCTGCAGGAGGCCTACCTGTTGTTCCACAGCTTCCTGGCGTGGCCTGAGCCCTGCTGCTCCGCCAGTAAACGCCTGCTGATCATCATCCAGGAGGAGCTCAGAGCACCAG GTATTTCATTTCAGAGGCTGATCAGAGCCGAGCAGGGGGTTTCTCCAGAGGTCCACTGCTCTAAGACCAT AACCCTCCTCTTGGTGAGCCCGGATGAGGACGTCCCTCAGGAGGTCCAGTCCGTCTCGGAGCAGCTGAGCAGGACCcaaaactccagcagagacgttgccatcctcctcatcctgcaAGGCTTCCAGGCTGTTCTAGGCCCCCAAAAACTAGACCTGCCTGCTCTCCACGATGCCTTGCAG ACGAAGCAGCCGGAGGAGCTGCAGCGGCTCGTGGAGGCGGTGACCGACTGCATGGAGAGAGCGGCGTCCACAGGAGACCTCGGCTCAGCGAGACAGGATCTGCTGCACAGCATggagaggctgagagagagtCTCTGTGGTCCTGCGAAGAACTGCAGAGGTACAG GGTCGGCTGAGACGTTCACGCTGCCCTTCCCAAAGTGTCACACCTGCAGCTGGGAGAACGACAACTTTG ACATCCTGAATCAAGTCCTCTCCATCGAGTCCGACCTGGATTCACCTCCAGACTGCTTCCTGAAGacggacgaggaggaggaggatatcgTCAGCATCAGTGTGGACGAGGAAGACGACCTGGACGCGACCAGAATCGAGCAGGAGTTTCTCAACAACCGCATGTCCTCTGCGTCCTCTTCCTCCAGAGACTCGGGTAACTTCCTGTCCTCCAGCTGGTCCGTGGCCACGCTGTCCTCGTCAGGCGTGGAGAGCGACTTCAGCGAGGACACGACGCACGAGGACACCGAGGAGGGACGGGACAGCCAGCCGAGGCTGAGGAAGAAACCGAAGAAGAAGTCCAGGTCTCTGCTGGGGGTCGAGCGCTTCTCCTCGCTCTTCAGGACTCCCCGCAGCCCGAGCGTGTGCCGCCGCGCTCAGAGTATGGGTTACCGTGACGATTTCACCAAAGACGTTCAAAGAAACGGGTCGCACCTCAAACACTCCAGGTCCCTGTCTAGAAAAGTCCATCCTCTGCAGACGCCGCCCGCTCCCTCCGCCGACCTCTCCCCTCAGAAGCACGTGTGCGTGCGCAGGAGGCCGATCCTGAGCTGCGACTCGGGCGACGTGGCCGCGGCGCCCACGCTGGTCAAAGTGGTCGTGTtcggaggagacagagaggcggGGAGGCTGGCGAGGGCGTACAGCgacctgcagcagagagagagcaaatgTCCCAGACTCACCAAGACCTGCAAACTGCAGTTCTACTTTGTTCCCACCAGGAGGAGGACGGCCGGGCGAGCAGGAGGACACACGGCGAGTGAGGGAGGGACG gaGTGTAACGGCAGAGTCTCTGAGGACAGTACGACCGACATCGCTCAGCTGCTGGGACGGATCGACCCCTGGTACGAGAGGAACGTCCTCAACCTGCTCAGTCTGTCCTCTGACGTCCTCTGTCAG acagCCTGTAAGGAAGCCGATGAGTCAGTGAATGGCGGCCCCACAGAGcggctccccctgctggccgaCCTGGTACTTTATTACTGCAGACATGCAGAGCAGTCTGTTCTGGTGCAGCTCTACCAGGCTGAG CTGACTCTGgtgggaggagagaagaggagggaggtgtTCATTCACTCTCTGGAGCTCGGACACACCGCAGGGACCCGAGCTGTGAAGGCCATGG GCGCTGCCAGTAAGAGGTTTGGGATTGATGAAGAGCGGGAGGCCGTGCCTTTAACGCTGAAGGTTTCCTACAACAAG GTGGCGGTCAGTGGGCGGAGTCAGTGGACTCACACAGAGATGGTCTGCACGTCGATAAACCTTCACAAAGCCTGCAGGAGACCGGAGCAGCTGG ATTCAAGATCAGAGAGTCTGCAGCTGACGATGACAGAGGTCCTGAAGAGGCAGTGCTCCAAGTCTAAGAAGGGCTTCAACCAG cacatCTCCGTCTGTGAGGTGAAGGTGGACAAGGCGCAGGTGAGCTGTGTCGAAGACGGGATGACCTTCTCCGTGTGTCTGGACCAGGACCAGAAGAAGTTCCTCCAGAGTGTCACCAG gtGTGACgtctctctgtgctgcaaacCAGGAAGAAGTTCAGACTGGAGGTCCTACAAACCCTCACCGGGGCAAGTCCAGCCTCTGCACCCGTCCTACTGCTCCCTGCTCTGCCTCCCCAtcacctccttctcctcctcaaactctgacacactttaa
- the LOC117832378 gene encoding phosphoinositide 3-kinase regulatory subunit 5-like isoform X1: protein MILQKRTQEMEQSVCTEDRIEHILGRCLSDLGVKTPDKQLWNAGLCINNWCLEELVKRDPRNFLILLQKVLQKTKEVLEQCQYDLVVPLTLLFSSSLLKAPYVSPDRGILQEAYLLFHSFLAWPEPCCSASKRLLIIIQEELRAPGISFQRLIRAEQGVSPEVHCSKTITLLLVSPDEDVPQEVQSVSEQLSRTQNSSRDVAILLILQGFQAVLGPQKLDLPALHDALQTKQPEELQRLVEAVTDCMERAASTGDLGSARQDLLHSMERLRESLCGPAKNCRGTGSAETFTLPFPKCHTCSWENDNFDILNQVLSIESDLDSPPDCFLKTDEEEEDIVSISVDEEDDLDATRIEQEFLNNRMSSASSSSRDSGNFLSSSWSVATLSSSGVESDFSEDTTHEDTEEGRDSQPRLRKKPKKKSRSLLGVERFSSLFRTPRSPSVCRRAQSMGYRDDFTKDVQRNGSHLKHSRSLSRKVHPLQTPPAPSADLSPQKHVCVRRRPILSCDSGDVAAAPTLVKVVVFGGDREAGRLARAYSDLQQRESKCPRLTKTCKLQFYFVPTRRRTAGRAGGHTASEGGTECNGRVSEDSTTDIAQLLGRIDPWYERNVLNLLSLSSDVLCQTACKEADESVNGGPTERLPLLADLVLYYCRHAEQSVLVQLYQAELTLVGGEKRREVFIHSLELGHTAGTRAVKAMGAASKRFGIDEEREAVPLTLKVSYNKVAVSGRSQWTHTEMVCTSINLHKACRRPEQLDSRSESLQLTMTEVLKRQCSKSKKGFNQHISVCEVKVDKAQVSCVEDGMTFSVCLDQDQKKFLQSVTRCDVSLCCKPGRSSDWRSYKPSPGQVQPLHPSYCSLLCLPITSFSSSNSDTL from the exons ATGATTCTGCAGAAGAGGACGCAGGAGATGGAGCAGAGCGTGTGCACGGAGGATCGTATCGAGCACATCCTGGGGCGCTGCCTCTCTGACCTGGGCGTGAAGACTCCTGACAAACAGCTCTGGAACG CTGGGTTGTGTATAAACAACTGGTGTTTGGAGGAACTCGTGAAGCGAGATCCCCGCAACTTCCTCATCCTTCTACAGAAAgttctgcagaaaacaaaagag GTGCTGGAGCAGTGTCAGTATGACCTGGTGGTGCCTCTCACTCTGCTGTTCTCCTCCAGCCTCCTGAAA GCTCCATACGTGTCTCCAGACCGGGGGATCCTGCAGGAGGCCTACCTGTTGTTCCACAGCTTCCTGGCGTGGCCTGAGCCCTGCTGCTCCGCCAGTAAACGCCTGCTGATCATCATCCAGGAGGAGCTCAGAGCACCAG GTATTTCATTTCAGAGGCTGATCAGAGCCGAGCAGGGGGTTTCTCCAGAGGTCCACTGCTCTAAGACCAT AACCCTCCTCTTGGTGAGCCCGGATGAGGACGTCCCTCAGGAGGTCCAGTCCGTCTCGGAGCAGCTGAGCAGGACCcaaaactccagcagagacgttgccatcctcctcatcctgcaAGGCTTCCAGGCTGTTCTAGGCCCCCAAAAACTAGACCTGCCTGCTCTCCACGATGCCTTGCAG ACGAAGCAGCCGGAGGAGCTGCAGCGGCTCGTGGAGGCGGTGACCGACTGCATGGAGAGAGCGGCGTCCACAGGAGACCTCGGCTCAGCGAGACAGGATCTGCTGCACAGCATggagaggctgagagagagtCTCTGTGGTCCTGCGAAGAACTGCAGAGGTACAG GGTCGGCTGAGACGTTCACGCTGCCCTTCCCAAAGTGTCACACCTGCAGCTGGGAGAACGACAACTTTG ACATCCTGAATCAAGTCCTCTCCATCGAGTCCGACCTGGATTCACCTCCAGACTGCTTCCTGAAGacggacgaggaggaggaggatatcgTCAGCATCAGTGTGGACGAGGAAGACGACCTGGACGCGACCAGAATCGAGCAGGAGTTTCTCAACAACCGCATGTCCTCTGCGTCCTCTTCCTCCAGAGACTCGGGTAACTTCCTGTCCTCCAGCTGGTCCGTGGCCACGCTGTCCTCGTCAGGCGTGGAGAGCGACTTCAGCGAGGACACGACGCACGAGGACACCGAGGAGGGACGGGACAGCCAGCCGAGGCTGAGGAAGAAACCGAAGAAGAAGTCCAGGTCTCTGCTGGGGGTCGAGCGCTTCTCCTCGCTCTTCAGGACTCCCCGCAGCCCGAGCGTGTGCCGCCGCGCTCAGAGTATGGGTTACCGTGACGATTTCACCAAAGACGTTCAAAGAAACGGGTCGCACCTCAAACACTCCAGGTCCCTGTCTAGAAAAGTCCATCCTCTGCAGACGCCGCCCGCTCCCTCCGCCGACCTCTCCCCTCAGAAGCACGTGTGCGTGCGCAGGAGGCCGATCCTGAGCTGCGACTCGGGCGACGTGGCCGCGGCGCCCACGCTGGTCAAAGTGGTCGTGTtcggaggagacagagaggcggGGAGGCTGGCGAGGGCGTACAGCgacctgcagcagagagagagcaaatgTCCCAGACTCACCAAGACCTGCAAACTGCAGTTCTACTTTGTTCCCACCAGGAGGAGGACGGCCGGGCGAGCAGGAGGACACACGGCGAGTGAGGGAGGGACG gaGTGTAACGGCAGAGTCTCTGAGGACAGTACGACCGACATCGCTCAGCTGCTGGGACGGATCGACCCCTGGTACGAGAGGAACGTCCTCAACCTGCTCAGTCTGTCCTCTGACGTCCTCTGTCAG acagCCTGTAAGGAAGCCGATGAGTCAGTGAATGGCGGCCCCACAGAGcggctccccctgctggccgaCCTGGTACTTTATTACTGCAGACATGCAGAGCAGTCTGTTCTGGTGCAGCTCTACCAGGCTGAG CTGACTCTGgtgggaggagagaagaggagggaggtgtTCATTCACTCTCTGGAGCTCGGACACACCGCAGGGACCCGAGCTGTGAAGGCCATGG GCGCTGCCAGTAAGAGGTTTGGGATTGATGAAGAGCGGGAGGCCGTGCCTTTAACGCTGAAGGTTTCCTACAACAAG GTGGCGGTCAGTGGGCGGAGTCAGTGGACTCACACAGAGATGGTCTGCACGTCGATAAACCTTCACAAAGCCTGCAGGAGACCGGAGCAGCTGG ATTCAAGATCAGAGAGTCTGCAGCTGACGATGACAGAGGTCCTGAAGAGGCAGTGCTCCAAGTCTAAGAAGGGCTTCAACCAG cacatCTCCGTCTGTGAGGTGAAGGTGGACAAGGCGCAGGTGAGCTGTGTCGAAGACGGGATGACCTTCTCCGTGTGTCTGGACCAGGACCAGAAGAAGTTCCTCCAGAGTGTCACCAG gtGTGACgtctctctgtgctgcaaacCAGGAAGAAGTTCAGACTGGAGGTCCTACAAACCCTCACCGGGGCAAGTCCAGCCTCTGCACCCGTCCTACTGCTCCCTGCTCTGCCTCCCCAtcacctccttctcctcctcaaactctgacacactttaa